The following proteins come from a genomic window of Anaerobutyricum hallii:
- a CDS encoding S8 family serine peptidase — MWKKITVVTMICILCVFFSFRITDAAEVSGIERDVTDYKQISALISDTWDDDYFEKMVITPGTDTMEKDGEQEQVSDTFDVSSSKAKSITKSEDVLDNYLDKQDGVYEVKENTDGDLEVTAPYQTKRLIVESDQVKDTCGASEVYVNEMDHETILQYDSEEKTEEAFQQLSRTYSSCYPDKVVSVEDSTMGLPLSQGGENGQGTYSWGSDYMGLNELKKQAASNGYTRRVTVAVVDTGIDTSNVLFAGRKVSSQSYNFFGNNHNVQDTFGHGTHVSGIIADATPANVELLVLRVSNNEGKSSLLTIKTALQYAVSKNADVVNLSMGFIDVNASLYDYLDSTIDKAYNRGIPICCAAGNGEGGSKGVDVRYCYPACYSKTIAVSAIDSSQQLANYSNRGSAIDFTAPGSGIVSAYYKGNFATMSGTSMAAPHITAAIAYLKMMQSNLSVDGIYRELKLYCRDLGSKGKDSYYGWGCPIMTNLFQRGISHKRYIVIFRTTLKSVSNVKKGIKVSWKKAYGADSYYVYRRKNKGSWKKVAVVSSSKDFYIDKKVKQGKKYSYKVRAYNGGVFGGFSSVKKAYFLKPLKEVKVRRNTKRKAKVFWKKRTYTTTYQVQYATNARFKKAKKVSVSRKNGSLITKQLKKKVYYFRVRYSYKKAGVKSWSGWSEIRKIRIR, encoded by the coding sequence ATGTGGAAGAAAATAACAGTTGTAACGATGATTTGTATACTGTGTGTTTTTTTCTCTTTTCGTATTACAGATGCAGCAGAAGTATCAGGAATAGAACGGGATGTTACGGATTATAAACAGATATCCGCTTTGATATCAGATACATGGGATGATGATTACTTTGAAAAAATGGTAATTACTCCGGGAACAGATACGATGGAAAAAGATGGAGAACAGGAACAGGTTTCAGATACATTTGATGTTAGTTCTTCAAAAGCAAAGAGTATAACAAAGTCAGAAGATGTTTTAGATAATTATCTTGATAAGCAGGATGGCGTATATGAAGTTAAAGAGAATACGGACGGAGATTTAGAAGTGACCGCACCATATCAGACGAAGCGTCTTATTGTGGAAAGTGATCAGGTAAAGGATACTTGTGGTGCATCAGAAGTTTATGTCAATGAAATGGATCATGAAACGATTTTACAGTATGATTCAGAGGAAAAAACGGAAGAAGCCTTTCAGCAGTTAAGCCGGACTTATTCATCCTGTTATCCGGATAAAGTAGTTTCTGTTGAAGATTCTACGATGGGACTTCCTCTTTCTCAGGGGGGAGAGAATGGCCAGGGAACCTATTCCTGGGGAAGCGATTATATGGGATTGAATGAATTGAAGAAGCAGGCTGCTTCAAACGGGTATACAAGACGTGTCACTGTTGCGGTAGTTGACACAGGAATTGATACTTCCAATGTTTTATTTGCAGGACGAAAAGTTTCTTCACAAAGTTATAATTTCTTTGGGAATAATCATAATGTACAGGATACCTTTGGACATGGTACCCATGTAAGTGGGATTATCGCAGATGCTACACCGGCAAATGTTGAACTGCTAGTACTTAGAGTATCTAATAATGAAGGAAAGTCTTCTTTGCTGACGATAAAGACAGCATTGCAGTACGCTGTCAGCAAAAATGCAGATGTCGTAAATCTGAGTATGGGATTTATTGATGTGAATGCCAGCTTATATGATTATCTTGATTCGACAATTGATAAGGCATATAATAGAGGGATTCCTATTTGCTGCGCTGCCGGTAATGGAGAAGGTGGAAGTAAAGGTGTGGATGTTCGTTATTGTTATCCAGCCTGCTATAGTAAAACGATCGCTGTTTCAGCAATTGATTCAAGCCAGCAGCTTGCCAATTATTCCAATCGTGGAAGTGCCATTGACTTTACGGCTCCGGGAAGTGGTATTGTCAGCGCTTACTATAAAGGGAACTTTGCGACAATGTCAGGAACATCTATGGCAGCACCTCATATTACAGCGGCGATTGCTTATTTAAAAATGATGCAGTCTAATTTATCGGTAGATGGTATTTATCGGGAATTAAAATTATACTGCAGGGATCTTGGTTCCAAAGGAAAGGACAGTTATTATGGATGGGGCTGTCCGATCATGACGAATCTGTTTCAAAGAGGAATCTCCCATAAGCGGTATATCGTTATTTTCCGTACAACACTGAAAAGTGTATCCAATGTAAAGAAGGGAATCAAAGTTAGCTGGAAAAAGGCATACGGTGCAGATTCCTATTATGTTTATAGAAGAAAGAATAAGGGATCATGGAAAAAGGTAGCGGTCGTGTCTTCTTCAAAAGATTTTTACATTGATAAAAAGGTTAAGCAGGGTAAGAAGTATTCTTATAAAGTACGGGCATATAACGGGGGCGTGTTTGGAGGATTCAGCTCAGTAAAGAAAGCATATTTCTTAAAGCCACTGAAAGAAGTAAAGGTACGGCGCAACACCAAAAGAAAAGCAAAGGTTTTCTGGAAAAAAAGAACATACACAACAACGTATCAGGTTCAGTATGCGACAAACGCTCGTTTTAAAAAGGCAAAAAAAGTATCGGTAAGCCGTAAAAATGGGAGCCTTATTACTAAACAGTTAAAAAAGAAAGTATATTATTTTCGGGTGCGCTATTCTTATAAAAAGGCTGGGGTGAAATCCTGGTCTGGCTGGTCAGAAATCCGAAAGATAAGAATACGTTAA
- a CDS encoding tRNA dihydrouridine synthase: MENKHKVQCYAAPLEGITGYIYRNAHHKFFHGVDKYFTPFVTPKPKKGLNTREKNDILPEHNQDIVVVPQILTNKSEDFIKVAQMMGELGYKEVNLNLGCPSGTVVSKKKGSGFLSDLDGMKAFFDEVFSGVNLAVSVKTRLGMEKPEEIKDLISLYNQFPVSEVIIHARVREDYYKNPVNYEAFAEGFSQSIHPVCYNGDIFCAQDIQEVTKRFPKLSAVMVGRGMIANPQLTESFDCAGDKSLEFSKEDIDYARWKAFLDELCYGYEYIMSGGRNVLFKLKEVWSYMIPLFPECEKYGKKIKKAKTVAEYRTIVNALFREAGVQ; encoded by the coding sequence GTGGAAAACAAACATAAGGTGCAGTGTTACGCTGCACCTCTTGAAGGGATTACCGGGTATATTTATCGTAATGCACATCATAAGTTTTTTCATGGAGTAGATAAATATTTTACTCCGTTTGTGACCCCAAAACCGAAAAAAGGCTTAAATACCAGAGAGAAGAATGACATTTTGCCAGAACATAATCAGGATATCGTAGTTGTGCCGCAGATTCTTACGAATAAGTCAGAAGATTTTATAAAAGTGGCACAGATGATGGGAGAGCTTGGGTATAAGGAAGTGAACCTTAATCTGGGATGTCCATCCGGAACGGTTGTTTCTAAGAAAAAGGGAAGTGGTTTTTTGTCAGATCTTGATGGGATGAAAGCTTTTTTTGATGAAGTTTTTTCGGGAGTGAACCTAGCTGTTTCTGTAAAGACAAGACTTGGCATGGAGAAGCCAGAAGAAATAAAAGACTTGATCTCTCTGTATAATCAGTTTCCGGTTTCGGAAGTGATCATTCATGCAAGGGTAAGAGAAGATTACTATAAGAATCCGGTAAACTACGAGGCTTTTGCAGAAGGTTTTTCACAAAGTATACATCCAGTCTGTTATAACGGAGATATATTTTGTGCGCAGGATATACAGGAAGTAACAAAGCGATTTCCTAAACTGTCGGCTGTGATGGTCGGCCGGGGAATGATCGCGAATCCTCAGCTTACAGAAAGTTTTGACTGTGCAGGAGACAAAAGCTTAGAATTTTCAAAAGAAGACATAGATTATGCCAGATGGAAGGCATTTCTGGATGAGTTGTGCTATGGATATGAATATATTATGTCTGGCGGAAGAAATGTTTTGTTTAAATTAAAAGAAGTATGGTCTTATATGATTCCACTTTTCCCGGAATGTGAGAAGTATGGAAAGAAGATAAAGAAGGCAAAGACAGTTGCGGAATACCGTACGATCGTGAACGCTCTTTTCCGAGAAGCAGGAGTGCAGTAG
- a CDS encoding aminoacyl-histidine dipeptidase, which produces MRVLDNLVPEKVFYYFEELCNIPHGSTNTKAISDYCVNFAKERGLAYHQDAENNIIILKNGSKGYEDSKPVIIQGHLDMVCEKEADCTIDFEKDGLSLAIDGDYIYAEGTTLGGDDGIAVAMALAILDDDTLEHPPIEAVFTVDEEIGMLGAVAMDCSSLKSRLMLNLDSENEGHFLVGCAGGMRVDCEFPAERRRWNGKLVSIHVSGVTGGHSGVEIQKQGANANVVLGRVLYELKKKADFTVVSVDGGLKDNAITRSARAILMFAPGQEDLFMDILKEQQGIIEKEYHKTDAGMSIEGFLELSKEDAESVDGVLPMTDVCGNAVITALRTFPWGVQKMSKDMEGLVQTSLNPGILETKADTVSLVFSVRSSVASEKEELYDRLVCLTESLGGKVSRSGDYPAWEYVEDSKLRILMGDTYREMYKKEPVMEVIHAGVECGLFSEKMPGLDCVSYGPDIFDIHTPQERLSISSTKRIYEYTVEVLKRLK; this is translated from the coding sequence ATGAGAGTTTTAGACAACTTAGTGCCAGAAAAGGTGTTTTATTATTTTGAGGAGCTTTGCAATATCCCACATGGCTCAACGAATACAAAAGCAATCAGTGATTATTGTGTGAATTTTGCAAAAGAAAGAGGTTTGGCATATCATCAGGATGCGGAGAATAATATTATTATCTTAAAGAATGGTTCAAAAGGATATGAGGATTCCAAGCCGGTAATTATTCAGGGACATCTGGATATGGTATGTGAGAAGGAAGCTGACTGTACGATTGATTTTGAGAAGGATGGATTATCTTTAGCAATCGATGGTGACTATATTTATGCAGAAGGAACTACATTAGGTGGAGATGATGGAATTGCGGTAGCAATGGCATTGGCGATTCTTGATGATGATACGCTGGAACATCCACCGATCGAAGCAGTATTTACTGTAGATGAAGAGATTGGTATGCTTGGTGCGGTAGCAATGGATTGTTCTTCTTTGAAGTCTCGTCTTATGCTGAATCTGGATTCTGAGAATGAGGGACATTTTCTTGTTGGATGTGCCGGAGGAATGAGAGTGGATTGTGAATTCCCGGCAGAGAGAAGACGTTGGAACGGTAAGCTGGTTTCTATTCACGTAAGTGGCGTGACAGGTGGACATTCCGGTGTAGAGATTCAGAAACAGGGAGCGAATGCGAATGTTGTTCTTGGAAGAGTTCTTTATGAATTAAAGAAAAAGGCTGATTTTACAGTTGTATCTGTAGATGGTGGATTAAAAGATAATGCGATTACAAGAAGTGCAAGAGCAATCCTTATGTTTGCACCGGGTCAGGAAGATCTTTTCATGGATATCCTTAAGGAACAGCAGGGAATCATTGAAAAAGAATACCATAAGACAGATGCAGGCATGTCTATTGAAGGATTTTTAGAGCTTTCTAAAGAGGATGCAGAAAGTGTTGACGGTGTGCTTCCTATGACGGATGTCTGTGGTAATGCAGTAATCACAGCACTTCGTACATTCCCTTGGGGTGTGCAGAAGATGAGTAAGGATATGGAAGGGCTTGTACAGACTTCTTTAAATCCTGGTATTTTAGAAACAAAAGCAGATACCGTTTCTCTTGTATTTTCTGTACGAAGCAGCGTAGCAAGTGAGAAAGAAGAGCTTTATGATAGATTAGTATGTTTGACAGAAAGTCTTGGCGGAAAGGTAAGCCGTTCCGGTGATTATCCTGCATGGGAATATGTAGAAGATTCCAAGCTCCGTATTTTAATGGGAGATACTTATCGTGAAATGTATAAAAAAGAGCCTGTAATGGAAGTAATCCATGCTGGTGTTGAGTGCGGATTATTCTCCGAGAAGATGCCGGGTCTTGATTGTGTATCTTATGGACCAGACATTTTTGACATTCATACACCACAGGAACGTCTCTCCATTTCAAGTACAAAGAGAATTTACGAATATACTGTAGAAGTATTAAAGAGGCTTAAATAG
- the tsaA gene encoding tRNA (N6-threonylcarbamoyladenosine(37)-N6)-methyltransferase TrmO has protein sequence MEQKQFSPTDSHFKHSSFQHSPSTPAASLSLQPIAYIHSDFSEKFGIPRQSGLVNSLQAKIVFTEPFRNQDCIRGIEEFSHLWLIWGFSKNQRDKWTPTVRPPRLGGNKRKGVFASRAPFRPNPLGLSSVRLEKCIPTSPEGPLLYISGADLLDGTPIYDIKPYLAFTDSHPEASGSFSTKALEHRLVIHCPEGLLHLIPIEKRQSLLDCLSLDPRPSYQHDPERIYGMNYAGFDIHFKVNHNDLFVTEIIPSHEIQ, from the coding sequence ATGGAACAAAAACAATTTTCACCTACAGATTCACATTTTAAACATAGTTCTTTTCAACATTCCCCCAGCACCCCTGCCGCTTCATTATCACTGCAGCCGATTGCCTATATTCACTCTGATTTTTCAGAAAAATTTGGCATTCCACGCCAAAGCGGTTTAGTAAACAGCCTGCAGGCTAAAATCGTATTTACAGAACCATTTCGCAATCAGGACTGCATCCGCGGAATCGAAGAATTCTCCCATCTATGGCTTATTTGGGGGTTTTCCAAAAATCAGCGTGACAAGTGGACACCAACCGTCCGCCCGCCAAGACTCGGCGGAAATAAAAGAAAAGGAGTATTTGCCAGTCGTGCGCCTTTCCGCCCAAACCCTCTTGGACTATCCTCTGTACGCTTAGAAAAATGTATCCCCACTTCTCCGGAAGGACCACTGCTCTATATTTCCGGTGCAGATTTATTAGACGGTACTCCAATCTACGACATCAAACCATATCTTGCTTTTACCGATTCCCATCCGGAAGCTTCCGGAAGCTTTTCCACAAAAGCTTTAGAGCACCGTCTTGTCATCCACTGTCCTGAAGGATTACTGCACCTTATCCCCATAGAAAAAAGACAGTCTCTCTTAGACTGCCTTTCCCTTGACCCACGACCTTCCTACCAGCATGATCCAGAACGAATCTACGGCATGAACTACGCAGGTTTCGATATTCACTTCAAAGTAAATCATAATGATCTCTTTGTTACAGAGATTATTCCTTCTCACGAAATACAATAA
- a CDS encoding GtrA family protein, with protein MEQEKQIEKQIEKKVEKNIQKKDIFDKIMALPGLNIFESIYYKYKEVLLYLFFGGLTTVISIGSYSYCDVALHMNPLVANIISWILAVLFAYVTNKIWVFNAERHGVKEVFLEIINFFGGRLFTLVVEEVILLIFINKLHFNSILVKVAAQFVVVVLNYIISKLIVFREKE; from the coding sequence ATGGAACAAGAAAAGCAAATAGAAAAGCAAATAGAAAAGAAAGTAGAAAAGAACATACAAAAGAAAGATATTTTTGATAAGATTATGGCGCTTCCGGGATTGAATATTTTTGAGAGCATTTATTATAAATATAAAGAAGTATTGTTATATTTATTTTTTGGAGGGTTAACTACAGTCATCAGTATTGGTTCTTATAGTTATTGTGATGTGGCATTACATATGAATCCTCTTGTAGCGAATATTATTTCATGGATTCTGGCGGTATTATTTGCTTATGTAACGAATAAAATATGGGTATTTAATGCAGAGAGACATGGAGTAAAGGAAGTGTTTTTGGAAATCATCAATTTCTTTGGCGGACGTTTGTTTACATTAGTTGTCGAGGAAGTGATTCTTTTGATCTTTATTAACAAACTGCACTTCAACAGTATTTTAGTAAAGGTTGCAGCACAGTTTGTCGTAGTTGTACTGAATTATATTATCAGTAAGCTTATTGTATTTCGTGAGAAGGAATAA
- a CDS encoding C69 family dipeptidase has product MKKLVLTMLSIAGMMLFTALPAKACTSYYVGKDCTKDGTTMYGRTEDISSRKDKVYKVIQAKHVGKNAVYKDESGATEFQAPIKVDTTYRYTICRDNEGDEDGYFGEFGTNSKGVTMSATTSASAARSIRQYDPYVKNTGITEENLTDYILCQASTAREGVEILADVMDTIGAGEGNGLFIADKNEVWYFEMLLGHNYCAIKMPSNKAAVIPNCLVIGDVDLSDKENVIASPNLVKVAKNNGFYVPAQDGKGDINVKLSYTGKGYSAGNADRIRGGQYLLNGQDNTAIYTDDYQDIFINVKNVTVEKLYELAGYRYENMNFGRDISRVIGVKSSAECHIFQIDSSMPAELATVQWVCMGNADMSTFVPFYGALLTDVSRAYKMEAHNYNSRAAYWIFRNVGFLCEDGDNRTAYGKGVKQFYTAYMTKMEELQKNVNAQMLNVYKNDKANLEYYATKLGIAIGDETMDFAKALYADIQTCKADGTTYEVSSLSADDITYDLSMVAAPAKKAESITVTKPDTQIKKVAAPARVKVRAKALKGKKAKVNLKKVAQASGYEIMYSTNMNFTKKATKKVSTTKITKTIRKLKKKKTYYIKARAYKLDGKTKVYGKWSLIKKVVIKK; this is encoded by the coding sequence ATGAAGAAATTAGTGTTAACAATGCTTTCTATTGCAGGTATGATGCTTTTTACAGCATTACCGGCAAAGGCATGTACATCTTATTATGTAGGTAAAGATTGTACAAAAGACGGAACAACGATGTATGGACGAACAGAGGATATTTCCTCCCGTAAGGACAAAGTTTATAAAGTAATTCAGGCCAAACATGTTGGGAAGAATGCAGTATATAAAGATGAATCAGGTGCGACAGAATTTCAGGCACCGATTAAAGTCGATACAACGTACCGTTATACGATCTGCCGTGATAATGAGGGAGATGAAGATGGATATTTTGGAGAATTCGGTACAAACAGTAAAGGTGTTACAATGTCTGCAACGACATCAGCATCTGCTGCAAGGAGTATCAGACAGTACGATCCATATGTAAAGAATACAGGTATTACAGAAGAGAATCTTACAGATTATATTCTCTGTCAGGCATCTACAGCACGTGAAGGTGTGGAGATTTTAGCTGATGTAATGGATACAATTGGTGCAGGCGAAGGGAATGGACTTTTTATAGCAGATAAGAATGAAGTATGGTATTTCGAAATGTTATTGGGTCATAATTACTGTGCAATTAAAATGCCTTCTAATAAAGCAGCAGTTATTCCAAACTGTCTGGTCATCGGAGATGTGGATTTAAGTGATAAAGAGAATGTTATTGCTTCTCCAAACCTTGTAAAAGTTGCAAAGAATAATGGATTCTATGTTCCAGCACAGGACGGAAAGGGCGATATTAATGTGAAGTTATCTTACACAGGTAAGGGATATAGTGCTGGGAATGCAGACAGAATTCGTGGTGGACAGTATTTGTTAAACGGACAGGATAACACAGCCATTTATACAGATGATTATCAGGATATTTTCATTAATGTTAAGAATGTTACTGTAGAAAAGTTATATGAATTAGCTGGATATCGTTATGAGAACATGAACTTCGGAAGAGATATTTCACGAGTAATTGGCGTGAAGTCCTCAGCGGAATGTCATATTTTCCAGATTGATTCATCTATGCCGGCAGAACTTGCTACGGTACAGTGGGTATGTATGGGTAATGCAGATATGTCAACATTTGTACCATTCTATGGAGCATTATTAACAGATGTATCAAGAGCATATAAGATGGAAGCACACAATTATAATTCCCGTGCTGCTTATTGGATTTTCCGTAATGTAGGTTTCTTATGTGAAGATGGGGATAATAGAACGGCATATGGAAAAGGTGTAAAACAGTTCTATACTGCATATATGACAAAGATGGAAGAACTTCAGAAAAATGTAAATGCACAGATGCTTAATGTTTACAAGAACGACAAAGCAAACTTAGAATATTATGCAACAAAGCTGGGTATCGCGATTGGTGATGAAACAATGGATTTTGCCAAGGCACTGTATGCAGATATCCAGACATGTAAAGCAGATGGAACAACATATGAAGTATCCAGTTTAAGTGCAGATGATATTACTTATGATTTATCTATGGTAGCTGCACCGGCTAAGAAGGCAGAGAGTATAACTGTGACAAAGCCGGATACACAGATAAAGAAGGTAGCTGCACCAGCTCGTGTAAAAGTAAGAGCGAAAGCTTTAAAAGGCAAAAAGGCAAAAGTAAATCTGAAAAAAGTGGCACAGGCAAGTGGTTATGAAATTATGTACTCTACAAATATGAACTTTACAAAGAAAGCGACAAAGAAAGTTTCTACCACAAAGATTACAAAGACGATCAGAAAGCTGAAAAAGAAAAAGACTTATTATATCAAGGCAAGAGCTTACAAATTAGATGGTAAGACAAAAGTTTATGGAAAATGGAGTCTTATAAAGAAAGTAGTTATTAAGAAATAA